The genome window CGCGGTTTGAGCCCACCGTTCCATAATAATTAAAGCCATAGCTTTGCTGGGCATAGCCGCCAATCATATGGGTAGGTTTGGGACAAATCCGGGTCACCGAGTTATGAATGCCACCTCGTTGCCCTGTCACTTCTGAGCCGGGAATATTGACCAAGCGTTCTTGAGCGTGATACATCATCACCATACCTTGCGGCACCCGCTGACTGACCACCGCGCGTGCGGTTAATGCCCCATTGGCGTTATAAGCTTCGAGCCAATCGTTATCTTGAATATTGAGCGTTTGTGCATCCACTTCACTTATCCACACAATCGGTCCCCCGCGCGAGAGCGTCAGCATCAGCAAGTTATCGCTATAGGTGGAATGGATTCCCCACTTTTGGTGCGGCGTAATAAAGTTCAGTGCTAACTCAGGTTGACCATTATCACGACGCTGCTCAACTTGGCGGATCGCTTGCGTATCAATCGGTGGCCGATAAACGACTAAGCTTTCCCCAAAATCACGCATCCACTGATGATCTTGATATAATTGTTGGCGACCGGTGAGTGTGCGCCACGGAATGAGTTCATGCACATTGGTATAACAGGCATTGTATGAGACGTGTTCATCTTCTAGCCCTGACCACGTTGGGCTGGAAATGATTTTGCGTGGCTGCGCTTGAATGTCGTGAAAGCGAATTTTTTCATCGGCTTTGCTGCGCGCTAAATGCGTATGCTCACGCCCTGTAATATCACTCAACGCTTGCCACGCTTTAACCGCGACTTCGCCATTGGTTTCTGGTGCCAACGTGAGGATCATTTCTGCGGCATCAATGGCCGATTCCAGTTTTGGTCTTCCTGCTGTGGCGCCCGAGGTGTGCACGCGATTGAGCTTTTTCAGTAACTCAATTTCTGTTTGCGTATTCCAGCGAATGCCTTTGCCACCATTTCCTTGCTCATCAAGTAGTGGCCCCACAGAACAAAAACGCGCGCCTGTATTGGGGTAATCACGTTGCACGGGAATGATCTTAGGCCCTGTTTTGCCCGGAATAAGCTCGCATTCCCCATGCCGCCAATCGGCCCCCGTATAGGCTTGGGCAATTTCACTGTCACTATCATGCTGGTTGGCTAACGTCACCATATCCGTTTCTACGCCCAAATGCCCTTGGCACACTTGCGAGAAACTCTTGGCAATATCCCGATAAATATCCCAATCGGATTTCGCTTCCCAAGCCGGATCCACGGCTTTTGAAAACGGATGAATAAAGGGATGCATATCCGAGGTATTCATGTCGTTTTTTTCATACCATGTTGCGGTTGGTAACACGATGTCAGAATAAAGGCAGGTGCTCGACATGCGAAAATCCAGTGTCACGACTAAATCTAACTTACCTTCTGTTGCCGTGTCTTGCCAATCAAGTTCGTGGGGGCGAGTGTCGGCGTAGCTGCCTAAATCTTTGCCTTGAATACCATGTTCAGTGCCCAATAAATATTTGAGCATATATTCATGCCCTTTACCGGACGATCCCAGTAAGTTACTGCGCCAAATGAACATATTACGCGGATAGTGTTGTTCGGGCTGCTCACAGGCAAAACGGATCGAGCCATCTTTTAATGACGCGACCGTATAATCGACCGGATCCATCCCCGCGGTTTGTGCTTGCTTGGCAATGGTGAGCGGATTGACATTGAGTTGCGGAGCGGACGGTAACCACCCCATACGTTCTGACTTAATATTAAGATCAATTAAGTGCGCGCTGTAACGCTGCTTATCGGCGAGTGGGGATAACAAATCGCTCGTATTAACGGTTTCATAGCGCCATTGGCTGGAATGATTGTAAAAATAAGACGTAGAGTTCATCTGACGAGGCGGCTTTTGCCAATCTAGTGCAAAGCTTAGCGGTAGCCATCCAGTTTGTGGGCGCAGTTTTTCTTGGCCCACATAGTGAGCCCAGCCACCGCCACTTTGACCGACACACCCACAAAATACCAGCATGTTAATCATGGCGCGGTATGACATATCCATGTGATACCAGTGATTGACGCCAGCACCGACAATAATCATCGAACGGCCGCGTGTTTTTTCCGCGTTACTGGCAAACTCGCGTGCCAACTGAATGATCCGCTTGCGGTCCACGCCAGTAATCGCCTCTCCCCACGCGGGCGAATATGCCTTGATGTCGTCATACTGTTTTGCGCACGCGGCATCATCAAACCCGCGTTCCACGCCATAATTTGCCAGCATCAAATCGTATACGGTGGTGACTTTGGCGCGTTTTCCATCGGCGAGCGTGATGTATGTATACGGCACTTGGTGATCAATGACATCCGATAACGTCACTGAATCAAAATGATCCGATTCATTGCCACCAAAGTATGGAAACTGAACGCAGGCATAATCATCGGGCGACTCAATCCCTAAAGCTAACACCCGCTCTTGCTGATCCGGCCCAGTCACGGTTTCTAAATTCCAGCGGCCTTTTTCTCCCCAACGAAAGCCAATCGACCCTTGCGGCACCACTAGCTGTTGGGTGTGCTCGGTCAGCGCTAGGGTTTTCCATTCTGGATTATTGTGCTCGCCTAAGGCATCGTCTATATCCGCAGCGCGTAAGAAACGCCCTGCGGTATACGCCCCTGGTGTGGTTTCCTCTAACATAACCAGCATGGGCATATCGGAGTAACGGCGCAGATACTCGCGAAAGTAAGGGACGGTTCGCTGGTGATGAAACTCAGTGAGAATAACGTGCCCCATGGCTAATGCCAGTGCGCTATCCGTGCCTTGCTTAGGGTTTAGCCACTCATCGGATAATTTCGCCACTTCTGAATAATCTGGGCTGACAGCAACGGTTTTCGTGCCTTTATAACGCACCTCTGTAAAAAAGTGCGCATCGGGCGTGCGCGTTTGCGGCACGTTAGAGCCCCACGCCATGATAAAGCTTGAGTTATACCAATCTGCAGATTCGGGAACATCGGTCTGCTCTCCCCACGTCATCGGCGAGGCGGGCGGTAAGTCACAGTACCAATCGTAAAAACTTAAGGTGGTGCCACCAATTAACGATAAATATCGCGCGCCAGACGAATACGAGACCATCGACATGGCAGGGATCGGCGAAAATCCCACCACGCGATCCGGGCCGTGTGTTTTGGCCGTATACACATTCGATGCGGCAATCAACTCATTCATTTCTTGCCAAGTGGCACGAATCATACCCCCGCGGCCACGGGCTTTTTTATAACGTGAGGTTTTGCATGGGTCTTCAACAATGGACGCCCATGCATCCACAGGATCCGCATGTTCACGCTGAGCATCACGCCACAACTCTAACAATTCTTGCCGAATCATGGGGTATTTCACACGGTTAGCGCTGTAGAGGTACCAAGAATAACTTGCCCCACGCGGGCAACCGCGCGGCTCATGGTTGGGCATATCGGGCCGGGTGCGTGGGTAATCGGTTTGCTGCATTTCCCATGTCACTAAGCCATTTTTGACAAAGATTTGCCAACTGCATGATCCCGTACAGTTAACACCATGAGTTGAACGCACCACTTTATCGTGCTGCCAACGATGACGATAGGCATTTTCCCAGTCACGGTTTACATCATAGGATTGCCCATGACCGTTAGAAAATGTCGTACCGCGCTGTTTAAAATAGCGAAAACGATCCAGAAATTTACTCATGGCGCTTTCTCCTTTATATCGAGTGGTAGCGAGTTGCTACGTAATAATTAATGAAATGAACGATGCCGGTAAGAATAAACGTCGACCTCTATGACTTTTTGATACACATCAAACCCACCCGTGCTTATCACGCTCCCTGCGTGCACACTACTCCTTAAGAAGTAGTGTGCTATTTTTATTTAAATACTTGATTTTAATAAAATTTAAAGAAAATTTTTTCACGCAAAGAGGTGTACAGAAACGCGCACAGCTATTAGGGAGTAGTTACGATTCAACCCGGGTTTTTTTGGTGGCTAAACGATCTAACCGCCGCCCATACACCCACCAAGTGATAAAAATGCAACTGATATAGAAACCAAGAAAGATTTTCATCGCGGTCAATGGTGAGCCAGTCATGGCAAGGGATAAGCCGAACGCGCGCGGAATGAAGAATCCGCCAATCGCGCCGATGGCTGAAATAAAACCTAATGCAGCGGCCGAATCCGTACTCGCTTTACGCTGCGCGGCCTCTGCTGCTAATCCAGCGATACGCGCTTTGTCGGTCGAAATTTGACGAAAAATGACCGCAATCATCTGAAAGGTTGAGCCACTGCCTAAGCCGGAAGTAATGAACAAGCCCATGAAAATAATAAAGAAAAGATAAAATGATCCGGCGTTAGAGGCCGACGGCAGAGTCATAAATACCGCCGCGGTTAGGAGCGCCATGGCAATAAAGTTCACGAGTGTCACGCGGATGCCACCTAAGCGGTCAGAAAGCGTGCCTCCTAAAGGCCGTGCCAAAGCGCCAACCAAAGGTCCTAAAAACATATACGACAGAATGTCATGCTGAGGAAATTGGGTTTTTGAAAGCATTGAAAACCCGGCGGAAAAGCCAATAAAGGAGCCAAACGTTGCCAAATAAAGCAGACTTAAGCCCCACAAATGTGGCTCTTTGAGAACGGGGAGCTGCTGGCGAATGGAAGCTTGTGCCGATTGAATATCATTCATGCCAAACCAAGCACACAACGACACGACAATCAGAAACGGCACCCAAACCAATGCGGCATTGGCTAAATATAACACCTTGCCAGATGGCTGTAAGATGCCCGATGTCATGCCACCAAACAGGCCTATCGAGACCACAAGAGGCACCAAAAGCTGCATCACACTGACCCCAAGGTTACCAAGTCCGCCATTGAGCCCCAGCGCTTTGCCTTGCTGAGCTTTGGGATAGAAAAAGCTAATATTTGACATACTCGACGCAAAATTTGCCCCAGCAATCCCACACAATAAGGCGATGAGGACAAACTGCTCAAAAGGCGTTTGTGGGTGTTCGATGGCATAGGCAAGCCATAAACAAGGCACAGTCAAAATAAGCGTACTGAATACGGTCCATCTGCGCCCCCCTACGACGGGCACAATAAATGAATACGGTATCCGACCAATCGCTCCGGTCACGGCTGGCAACGCCGTCAATAAAAACAATTGATCCGTGGTGAAATTAAAGCCGACTTGATTGAGATTAACGGCCACGGCTGAAAATAACATCCACACACAAAATGACAGCAGTAAGCAGGGTATGGAGATCCATAAATTGCGTTTAGCAATGTGCGCACCTTGCTCTTCCCAAAACTGCGTATCATCGGGTTGCCAACGCGTTAATATTTTACTGGAGTGAGTATCATCATGCTTGGTACGAGACATGGTAGCGTCCTTCCTATTGATTAATTATGAAGAACTTTTATCGATTCCAAGCAATAGACTTATTGATACATATCAATATTATTATGAATAAGCGCTGACCTTAATGATGCATATACTCCCTAAGTAGTATTAGACAGTTAATCATTACTAGTTGATTTTTATTAATTTTCTATAAATAAATATTTAAGGAGAGCTTACATTAACACAAATGTTTTATTTGGGAGTAGTTAACTTAATCGCTTTTATTGATACCTAATGTAACGCAATATTCAGCGCTATTTGTGCGTCATTCATTGACAAAAATAACCTCCCACATTGACTAACTAGTTGATAAATATAAACCATGATTTTCTTCACATTATGATATCTTGTTAACAACTTATTCATCATTAAATATCAAGCTAAGCCATAGACCATTTAGAACGTGACCATAAAAAACAATATTTTTTAACAAACATATAGAAACTAACCAACTATGCGTTATATTAACAATAGGACAGCGTATTTCTTAAATTTCTACGAGTTATTATGGATATTATAAAAAACCTATCGTTTAGAAAAAAACTTTTATTATTAATCATACCCCCTATCATCGGCGCCATCGTATTTTCTGGGATGATATTAAAAAATGCTTATCAAGATAATCAGTTAGCCAACGATATCCAAGCGTTAGTGCGGCTATCGATTAAGGGCAATCTCATTGTGCATGAATTACAAAAAGAACGAGGTACCACGTCAGGCTTTGTGGGCTCCAACGGCAAGAGCTTTGCCAATAAAATGCAGCAACAACGCCAAGCGACCGACACGATTTTGCAAGCCACCGCACTGAATGAGGCAATCACTGAGCGTTTACGCTCGGCCTATCCTCAAGTCACACAAAGCATGCAAAGCGTGTTACGCGGTTTAGAACGCTTACCTGAACTACGTAAACAGGTTGACGCACTGTCACTATCCGCGGCGCAAGCGGCGCAGTTTTATACTGATCTCAACACATCACTGTTAGCGCTCAGTGGTACCATTGCTGACATGTCCACCTATGGGCAACTCACCAGTAAATTGCGTAATTATTATACCTTTTTACAAGCCAAAGAAGCGGCGGGTAAAGAGCGCGCATTACTCAATATCGCGTTATCCAATGACGCATTTAACCCCGGCGCTTATCAAAAATTTGTCACCTTAGAGTCTTATCAAAATGCGTACCTGACATCATTTGAGCAATTTGCCTCACCAAGTCAATTACAACAACTTGAAAACCTACGCTCTAGCCCCGCAGGTAAGCGAGTCAAAGCGATCCGCGCCATCGCCAATGATAAATTTGTCACCGGTAATTTTGGCGTTTCAGGTCCAGAATGGTTTGACGCAGCAACGGACAGAATCAATCAAATGAAAGCGTTAGAAGATGGCTTAGCGCAAGAAGCCAGCACTATGGTGCAATCGATTCACAGCCAAGCGCAGCGATTCATCTATTTTAGCCTGATATTTATCGGCGTATTAATCATCATCACCACGGTATTGTGTGTGTATGTCGCGCGCCTGTTAATTCATCAGACAATGAGCTTAGCCAACACCATCAATACGGTTTCGCAAACCAAAGATCTGACTTTACAGGCCGATGTTAACTCAACCGATGAACTTGGGCGCAGCGCACAAGGGTTTAATGACATGCTGGCAATTATTCGTCATATGCTCAAGCAGATTACCGACAGCAGCGTACAGTTATCCGCCGCAGCCGAGCAAACCAGTATTTCAATCGCTGAGAATACCAATAGCTTAGAAAAACAAAGCTTAGAAACCTCACAAGCGGCCACCGCAACGGAAGAAATGACCGCCACAGTCAATGAAATTGCGACCAATACCACTCACACCGCTGATGCCGCCAATGAGGCCTCCCAACTGTCCCATAACGGTATGGATATAGTGGAAAGCAACGCGCAAAACATGAATACGCTGCATGAACAAATGTCTGGCGCGAATACGCAGGTTATTGAGCTACGCGACGCTAGCCAAGAAATCAATAATATTGTCGATGTCATCAAAGGCATTGCAGAACAAACGAACTTACTGGCGCTAAATGCGGCAATCGAGGCGGCTCGCGCAGGTGAGCAAGGACGGGGTTTTGCCGTGGTTGCTGATGAAGTGCGCAGTCTGGCGCAGCGCACGCAAAAATCGACGCAGCAAATTGCCGATATGGTCGCGCGTTTTCAATCCGAAGCAGGCCAAGTGTCTGAGATTATCGAAGCCTCGTTTGAGCATGTTAAGCACTCATCGCAACAAACTCATTCAGTCAAAGAAAATCTCGAAGCAATCAACCGTGCCATCGACTCCATTACGGATATGTGTAATCAGGTGTCGGCTGCAGCCAATCAACAAGTGGCCGCCACCAATGAGATTGCGATCAACATTCGTACCATTAATGATCTTGCCGATGTCAGTGCGGAAACGAGCAAACAAATTACACTGGCAGCGAAAGAACAAGCCCAACTTTCCAGCCAGCAGCATGAATTAGTGGCCCAATTTAAGCTCTAATTCGAAAGATACAAGGATTCACCTTGATTGACTCACTTTATTTGGCGTTGCCCTCGCGCCAAATAAAGTGAATGACGTACGCTTAATTCTATGCCGCTCCTACCCACACGCAATATAGTGAGATGACGATCACATTTGCTCTTCAAACCTTTTAAAAAACAGTAACTTCATGATTTATATCATATAAATGAAATACAATATTTTCAAGTAGTTATAAAAAAGACGTGCAGATTATAGAGCAATATCCAAATTATGATCGATACTAAATGAAAGGTTATGTCGATACGTATACACGCCATCATTACGCGTCGTGTCGATATTGGATATGGATAAGATAACCAATCAACGTACAGCCCAACATGTGCAGACGTTGAGCATTGGAGAGAAACGTGATTATCAATAAAATGAACTTGAAAACTCAGTTAATGGCGTTAGTAGCGATCCCTTGCGCCATTCTGATCGTGGTCAGTATGTCGGGCATACACAGTATGGAAAACTTACAAAATGAAACTCGTCTGCTCACCAAAAATACCAACAAGCCGATGCGCTCCATGGCGAGTGTTGCGTCGTTGATTCCCCGCATGCGCGTGGGTATTGATGTCATGTTTTTAAATCCGCTACCAGGAATGGAGCGAAAAGAAGGCATTCTTCCTCACTTAAATGATTTAAGAAATGAAGATCTTCCTGCCGTTGCCAAAGCGATGCAAGATGCTTACGATGCCCAAGTCGATCCGCAAGCGCAAAAAATGATGAAAACATTGCAAGAACGCTTTGAACGGGCACGCCAAGAAGTGTTTTTACCGATGATCCAAGCTTTTGATAACAATGATATTACATTAGCTCGCAAAATTTATATGGACAAATATCGCGATGCCTACGGCGATATGCGCAAGCAAGCGGATGATATCCTCGATCGACTATTGGCAAATGGCCAGCAAAGCTTTCAAAATAGTGAGCAACAATACCAAGATTCTCGTTTGCGTATGTGGCTATTCACTGGCATCGCGCTAGCGGCTTCATTATTGTTCGTTGGATTGATTACTAGACGCTTGAATAAACGCGTTAAAGTGCTGCAAACCAATATTAGCCAAGCATCAAAAAACTTGGATCTTACCACCCAAATTACCTTGTCTGGTAGTGACGAGTTTGTCGATATTGCGCATTCATTCAATCGCTTTATGTCCAGCTTTAATGAAGTAATTACTAGCGTTATGAATAACTCCCGCGCGCTGGCTCAAACCGCGCTTGAAGTGTCAGAGCGCGCGAACCTGACTCATAAAAACTGTGTTCATGAAAATGAGCGCGCCACCATGATTGCCACCGCGATTAACCAAATGGGTGTGTCGATTAGTGACATTGCTCATAACGCCTCGCAAGCCTCGGACGCTGCGAAACAAGCGGATAGTAATGCTCATGAAGGCGCCAACCAAGTGAACAGTGCGCGTAGTGAGATTATGGTGCTTTCAGACCGGCTCAATAACGTTGGAACCGAGATTGACTCACTGGCGCAAAAAACCGACTCGATTGGCAGTATCCTCGATACGATTCAAGGTATTTCTGAGCAAACGAATTTACTGGCACTCAATGCGGCGATTGAAGCGGCGCGCGCTGGAGAGCAAGGCCGAGGATTTGCCGTGGTTGCCGATGAAGTCCGCAACCTCGCCACGCGCTCGGCGCAATCAGCCAATCAAATCAAAGACATGATCGGTGAACTGCAAGTCACCTCGAAAAAAACCTTTGCGGCAACCGAAGCGAGCCAAAAACAAGGGTCGGAAGTGGTTGAGCAAGCGGAAAAAGCCAGTGTCATTTTACAAAGCATTACTGACAATGTGAGTCAAATCAGCGATATGAATATTCAAGTTGCCACTGCGACAGAGGAACAATCCATGGTCGTGAATCAAATGAACACGCATATTATGGAAATTAATCAATTATCGACAGAAACCACACACATTGCTGATCAGTTGACAGAATCGAGCGAAAGTTTGCAATCACTCTCCAACAGCCTCGACACCTTAGTCAAAAAATTTAAGCTCTAGCAACGATCCGCGTAATGTCACCCTTGTCATTACGCGGTCTTCTTGTGGCTCATAGACACACTCAGCGCGAAATTGCATCATTGGCTTGCCACTATGTTGCGCCGCGTTTCGATTATCAGTATTTATTATCCCGCCTTAGCAATTTAGCTAAACCTATTGATAGTTATGATTTTTCTTCGGTATAAGCCTTGCTATTTAAGGCGTTTGCCACTTTTGCACTTAGAACTAACTTGAAAAACACCGTAAGTTTATCCACAATCGCTTGCGTTTTAGCTTGCGAGCTATTTTTTAAGAGAGGTATTCGTGTGAAAACTGCGATGTATATTGATGATCTGACCGCTATCGACTTTTCGGTGTATGACGGTACAGATATCAAGGGAGATAGCATTTCTCTTAGTGTCATGGTGACCGGAGAGGAAAACGAGACAGGGATGATCTCTGATTTTGGAAAAATTAAACCAAAACTGAAGTATATTTGTGATGAAGAAGTGGATCACCGTTTAGTGTGTGATAGTCGCTATCTAACCCATCATAATGATCGCAGCTTAGGGGAGTTTCCAGTATCGGGTGGGATGATTAATGCCCAAGGCCCAAGTGTCATGTTTTGTGCAATTCCGATGGCTTCTGCAGACTACATTACGGATATTAAACACTATCTATTGAGCAAATTTTCGCAAGCGATGCCTGAATTTGAATTTGAGATTACGTTAACGCGCAGCACGACTGCAAGTTTCCAATATAATCATGGACTCAAGTTACATGATGGTAATTGCCAGCGTATCATTCATGGCCATAGCTCCGATCTCGAGATTCAAATTGATGGTCAACCATGTCGCAAAAATCACGATTGGATAGCGAGCTCGCTTAACGGTAAACACTTTTTTAATCGTAACGATGTGGTGGTGGGTGACGAGCGTTCAACAGTGCGTTATCACGCCTCTCAGGGTGAGTTTGAAGTGCACATTCCCAACCAATTAGTTGAAGCGGTGCAAGGTGAACCCTCCATCGAAAACATTTCTAAGCATATTGCAACGCTGGTGAAAGATCATAACCCAGAAGCCCAGTCCGTGCGTGTGCGCGTGAGTGAAGGGTTATCAAAAGGTGCGGTGACGCTCGCTTAATGATTCTAGTGAGTGCAATCTCTTTGTACTCACTGTCTTCACGCCGACTTTGCTCTCCGCTCTCTTTGCCCGTTCGTCGAGAGCTGTTCAATAACTTAGTTAACCGCACTCATCGTGACGACTTAAGCGCCAGACGTTTGGCTAATTTGTGTAAGTTACTGGCATCTATTCCTAATAATTTGGCGGCTTGCGCCCAGTTGTCTTGGGTATACCCTAACGCCCGCCTGATATGGGTAGCTTGAAAACGGTCCGTCGCCGCTTTCAAAGGTAACATATCACCTGCCGATGATGGTTCACGCAGCGGCATATCATCTATAGCCATCAATCCCGATGGCGCACGTAACTCGTTATCTAGGTGTAATGGCGTTATCGTGACGATGGTGCGTTTATCCGCCCCTTCACTCACCGTTCTTAACGCCGCGCGACTGATCACGTGCTCGAGTTCACGAATGTTTCCCGGCCAGCGATAGTGCAAAAGCATCTGCTCAGCGTCTGGCGAGATGCGTAAACTGCGAAATCCAAAACGGCTACGATTAAGCTCAATAAAGTAACCCGCCAATAATAAAATATCGTTGCCGCGCTGCCTTAAAGGCGGAATGTCGACAGGGTATACCGATAATCTGTGATAGAGATCAGCTCGAAAATCGCCGCTTTTCACCATGGCCTGTAAATCACGATTAGTCGCCGCGACCACGCGAACGTCCACTTTTTTTATCTGATCCGCGCCGACTCGTTGAATCTCACCATTTTGTAATACGCGCAATAGTTTCGCCTGTGCTAACAGTGGTAGCTCGCCGATTTCATCCAAAAATAACGTACTGCCATGGGCAGCTTCGATCCGCCCAGCACGATCGAGCAAAGCCCCTGAAAACGCGCCTTTTTTGTGACCAAAGAGTTCACTTTCAACTAAATTATCCGGAATGGCGGCGCAATTAACATGCACTAATCGTTGGTTGGCACGCGGCGAGTGGCGATGTAGCCGGTGAGCAAACAGTTCTTTCCCGACGCCAGTCTCACCGGTTAACAACACAGACAATTCCGAATCGGCCACAATATCAAGCTCTTTTAATAAGGTGCGGATACAGTCATCGTCACCAATCAATTCAGGCGCACTCTCTGTCGTCAACTTTTCTGGTATGACTTTCCCTTGGTAACGCCGTAACGCTTGCACTTCACGTTCCAACTCCCCAACTTTGATGATGGCTTCACAATAGCGCGCTACCGCGGGGATCAAAGCTCGCTGCGCCTCGGTAAAGTGGCCTCGTTCGAGCGAATCTAACGTTAACACGCCCCACAAGGCATCATTTAACCATAAACTGATCCCCATACAATCATGCACAGGCAACGGGCGACCTTGATAGGTATCGAGTAATCCATCATAAGGATCGGGTAACACGCATTGCTCAGTAAAATGCACTAACTCGCGACTCGCGAGAATACGCGCCAACCGAGGATGCTCTTGAATGGTAAAACGTCGTCCCATGGTGGTCGATACCACGCCAGTCAAAGCGAGCGGTTTTAATTGCTCGCCATCAAGCTGTAACACGCCCACCGCACTGCACGCTAACGACTCTTGAATGTCAGTCACCAATTGTTGTAAGCGCTCGGTAAGCAGGCGATCTTGGTTCAGTAATTGAGCATTGAATATTTCCAGCATGGTCTTTTTTACCTTTAGGGTATTTTTTACCGCATTAGTTAAGGTAAAAAATACCATTTAATTTAATAAAATCAAATAAAATTAATTACTTATAACATGGCACAAAGCTTGAGTATTCAAAGTAGTAACATGATGGAACACGCATCATGACTTTCTTACCAATCACAGGATGCCTTCAATGAACGAACAACAGATTGCTCTAGTCAAAGCGACGGTCCCCGTATTACGTGACAATGGTGTTGCGCTAACCAGTCACTTTTATCAGCGCATGTTGACACATAACCCTGAACTCAAAAATATCTTTAACCAAGTGCATCAACAACAAGGTCGCCAACAACGCGCATTGGCGAATGCCGTCCTCGCGTATGCCGAAAACATCGATGATCCCTCGGTGCTCAACCACGTTGTCCAGCGGATTGCCCATAAACACACCAGCTTAGGTATTCGTGCTGAGCAATATTCGATTGTCGGTAAGCACTTATTAGCCTCGATCGAAGAAGTGCTGGGCGATGCCGCTAGCCAAGAATTACTCGACGCATGGACGGCGGCCTATCAACAACTGGCGGATTTATTTATTCAGGTCGAAGCGCAACTGTATCAAACATCGATCAGTGATAACTACGGATGGACAGGGTGGCGTCCGTTCAAAATCGCGAAAAAGGTGAAAGAAAGTGACGAAATCACCTCTTTCTATCTCACACCATGCGATCAAGGCACACTCCCTGCCTATCGGCCAGGGCAATACATTAGTATCCGGCTCTTTATTAACGAAACTGGCCTGTATCAGCCTCGCCAATATAGCCTTTCGCAAGCGCCGAATCATGAACACTTACGTATCTCAGTCAAAAAAGAGCCCGCGCTTGATAATCACCCCAAAGGCGTGGTGTCTAATCGCTTGCATAATGAGTATACAGAGGGTGCCATCATCGATGTTTCCGCCCCTTATGGCGAGTTCTTTTGGGACAACACCTCGCAGCGGCCCGTCGTTTTGTTAAGCGGCGGCGTCGGTATCACGCCGATGATAGCCATCAGTGACGCCATTAACGCAAGCGAGAGTCAGCAACAAGTACACTTTATTCACCGTGCACGTTCAGAGCATGTGCATGCCTTTAAAGCATGGACAGACAACCTCCCCACGCCACAATTCTCAGTGCGCTATTTTTATGATGATGGCGCCGCGCCACAAAATCACGCTGAACCTGGGCCGTTTACATTAGAAACCGTGCTCCCGA of Vibrio zhugei contains these proteins:
- a CDS encoding methyl-accepting chemotaxis protein; amino-acid sequence: MDIIKNLSFRKKLLLLIIPPIIGAIVFSGMILKNAYQDNQLANDIQALVRLSIKGNLIVHELQKERGTTSGFVGSNGKSFANKMQQQRQATDTILQATALNEAITERLRSAYPQVTQSMQSVLRGLERLPELRKQVDALSLSAAQAAQFYTDLNTSLLALSGTIADMSTYGQLTSKLRNYYTFLQAKEAAGKERALLNIALSNDAFNPGAYQKFVTLESYQNAYLTSFEQFASPSQLQQLENLRSSPAGKRVKAIRAIANDKFVTGNFGVSGPEWFDAATDRINQMKALEDGLAQEASTMVQSIHSQAQRFIYFSLIFIGVLIIITTVLCVYVARLLIHQTMSLANTINTVSQTKDLTLQADVNSTDELGRSAQGFNDMLAIIRHMLKQITDSSVQLSAAAEQTSISIAENTNSLEKQSLETSQAATATEEMTATVNEIATNTTHTADAANEASQLSHNGMDIVESNAQNMNTLHEQMSGANTQVIELRDASQEINNIVDVIKGIAEQTNLLALNAAIEAARAGEQGRGFAVVADEVRSLAQRTQKSTQQIADMVARFQSEAGQVSEIIEASFEHVKHSSQQTHSVKENLEAINRAIDSITDMCNQVSAAANQQVAATNEIAINIRTINDLADVSAETSKQITLAAKEQAQLSSQQHELVAQFKL
- a CDS encoding methyl-accepting chemotaxis protein, with the translated sequence MIINKMNLKTQLMALVAIPCAILIVVSMSGIHSMENLQNETRLLTKNTNKPMRSMASVASLIPRMRVGIDVMFLNPLPGMERKEGILPHLNDLRNEDLPAVAKAMQDAYDAQVDPQAQKMMKTLQERFERARQEVFLPMIQAFDNNDITLARKIYMDKYRDAYGDMRKQADDILDRLLANGQQSFQNSEQQYQDSRLRMWLFTGIALAASLLFVGLITRRLNKRVKVLQTNISQASKNLDLTTQITLSGSDEFVDIAHSFNRFMSSFNEVITSVMNNSRALAQTALEVSERANLTHKNCVHENERATMIATAINQMGVSISDIAHNASQASDAAKQADSNAHEGANQVNSARSEIMVLSDRLNNVGTEIDSLAQKTDSIGSILDTIQGISEQTNLLALNAAIEAARAGEQGRGFAVVADEVRNLATRSAQSANQIKDMIGELQVTSKKTFAATEASQKQGSEVVEQAEKASVILQSITDNVSQISDMNIQVATATEEQSMVVNQMNTHIMEINQLSTETTHIADQLTESSESLQSLSNSLDTLVKKFKL
- a CDS encoding 6-carboxytetrahydropterin synthase, with translation MKTAMYIDDLTAIDFSVYDGTDIKGDSISLSVMVTGEENETGMISDFGKIKPKLKYICDEEVDHRLVCDSRYLTHHNDRSLGEFPVSGGMINAQGPSVMFCAIPMASADYITDIKHYLLSKFSQAMPEFEFEITLTRSTTASFQYNHGLKLHDGNCQRIIHGHSSDLEIQIDGQPCRKNHDWIASSLNGKHFFNRNDVVVGDERSTVRYHASQGEFEVHIPNQLVEAVQGEPSIENISKHIATLVKDHNPEAQSVRVRVSEGLSKGAVTLA
- the norR gene encoding nitric oxide reductase transcriptional regulator NorR; the encoded protein is MLEIFNAQLLNQDRLLTERLQQLVTDIQESLACSAVGVLQLDGEQLKPLALTGVVSTTMGRRFTIQEHPRLARILASRELVHFTEQCVLPDPYDGLLDTYQGRPLPVHDCMGISLWLNDALWGVLTLDSLERGHFTEAQRALIPAVARYCEAIIKVGELEREVQALRRYQGKVIPEKLTTESAPELIGDDDCIRTLLKELDIVADSELSVLLTGETGVGKELFAHRLHRHSPRANQRLVHVNCAAIPDNLVESELFGHKKGAFSGALLDRAGRIEAAHGSTLFLDEIGELPLLAQAKLLRVLQNGEIQRVGADQIKKVDVRVVAATNRDLQAMVKSGDFRADLYHRLSVYPVDIPPLRQRGNDILLLAGYFIELNRSRFGFRSLRISPDAEQMLLHYRWPGNIRELEHVISRAALRTVSEGADKRTIVTITPLHLDNELRAPSGLMAIDDMPLREPSSAGDMLPLKAATDRFQATHIRRALGYTQDNWAQAAKLLGIDASNLHKLAKRLALKSSR